A region of Oxyura jamaicensis isolate SHBP4307 breed ruddy duck chromosome 9, BPBGC_Ojam_1.0, whole genome shotgun sequence DNA encodes the following proteins:
- the AHSG gene encoding alpha-2-HS-glycoprotein has protein sequence MKALLALILLVQLPIHRAVPAAPPPPLGCDDPESEAAAEVAVNYINDHSHHGYKFALNRIEQVRVLPQGPNNEILFLELDLLETTCPILSPTPLANCTVRSFTEHAVEGDCDVKLQNLNGKLSVLASKCHSHADSREDVLQLCPDCLLLASLNNTEVLAAVTAALNDHNSKTPDAYLRLLEIGRAKIQYHPVHMVSVEFAVAATNCTAEEAKANLEACQLLPEDQSNFGFCRAAVVTQPKEDLQVDCELYGHQPGVTFSHPGQDTSAGLVPSPGQGFTNHNLRLSHNSPVASESSSSEFPSSVLSAKSVAKRAAPEVAQHDKVPRPVGFVLPPPPCPGRVRYFKI, from the exons ATGAAGGCACTACTAGCTTTAATACTACTTGTTCAGCTTCCAATTCACAGAGCTGTACCCGCAGCTCCCCCGCCTCCCTTGGGCTGCGATGACCCAGaatctgaagcagcagctgaagtaGCTGTGAATTACATTAATGACCACAGCCACCACGGATACAAGTTTGCCTTGAACAGAATCGAGCAAGTCCGCGTGCTGCCGCAG gggCCAAATAATGAGATACTGTTTCTTGAACTTGACTTATTGGAGACCACGTGTCCCATTCTTAGCCCTACACCTCTTGCAAATTGCACAGTAAGGAGCTTCACAGAACAC GCAGTTGAGGGTGACTGTGATGTTAAACTGCAGAACTTGAATGGAAAGCTGTCTGTACTTGCTAGTAAATGCCACTCACATGCAG ACTCACGTGAAGatgttctgcagctctgccctgacTGCCTGCTCCTTGCGAGTCTCAACAACACCGAGGTGTTAGCAGCTGTAACTGCTGCCCTCAATGACCACAACAGCAAAACTCCTGATGCCTACCTCAGACTCCTTGAGATTGGAAGAGCCAAAATACAG TATCACCCCGTGCACATGGTCTCTGTTGAGTTTGCTGTGGCTGCCACAAACTGCACAGCAGAAGAGGCTAAAGCTAATCTGGAGGCTTGTCAACTGCTTCCTGAGGATCAGTCT AATTTTggtttctgcagagcagcagtggtAACACAGCCCAAAGAGGATCTCCAAGTAGACTGCGAGCTGTACGGACACCAG cctggaGTTACCTTCTCTCACCCAGGTCAAGACACATCAGCAGGACTGGTACCCAGCCCTGGACAAGGCTTCACTAACCATAACCTCAGACTTTCCCACAATAGCCCTGTTGCGTCTGAATCTAGCTCTTCAGAGTTTCcttcttctgtgctttcagcaAAATCCGTAGCAAAGAGAGCAGCTCCAGAGGTTGCTCAGCATGATAAAGTACCTCGCCCAGTTGGCTTtgtgcttcctcctcctccatgccCTGGCAGGGTTCGTTATTTCAAGATATAG